A stretch of Numenius arquata chromosome 11, bNumArq3.hap1.1, whole genome shotgun sequence DNA encodes these proteins:
- the EFCAB9 gene encoding LOW QUALITY PROTEIN: EF-hand calcium-binding domain-containing protein 9 (The sequence of the model RefSeq protein was modified relative to this genomic sequence to represent the inferred CDS: substituted 1 base at 1 genomic stop codon) yields the protein MKLKSVCFLQHLCLDEVQGLSSVRDAVAQAEHVQLLDVHXKNYLNNLQFYSFLRYVTNLNKDQIMLLFDLLDNPLAKQFIHRHMGHAFQLLDVDGDNMIDFNEFEATRFLFNIQKEELKKILNVFDISGDEQLNYRELKMFAVFCIDKQQQEERDQEQPPSRITIR from the exons ATGAAGCTGAAATCTGTGTGTTTTCTGCAGCATCTGTGTTTAGATGAAGTACAGGGCTTGTCGTCAGTAAGAGACGCTGTGGCACAGGCAGAGCATGTCCAGCTCCTGGATGTTCATTGAAAGAATTACCTGAACA ATCTGCAGTTTTATAGCTTTCTCCGTTATGTGACAAACCTGAATAAGGACCAGATCATGCTGCTGTTTGACTTGCTGGAC AACCCTCTTGCAAAGCAGTTCATCCACCGGCACATGGGACATGCCTTTCAGCTGCTGGATGTAGACGGGGATAATATGATTGATTTTAATGAGTTTGAAGCCACAAGGTTTCTCTTCAACATCCAAAAAGAAGAACTTAAGAAGATATTAAATGTCTTTGATATTTCTGGAGATGAG CAACTGAACTATAGGGAATTAAAGATGTTTGCAGTCTTCTGCATTGACAAACAACAACAAGAGGAGAGGGACCAGGAACAGCCTCCCAGCAGGATCA CAATCCGGTGA